Part of the Dehalococcoidia bacterium genome is shown below.
CCAACGGCATGGCTGAAGATGTATCGTTGCCGCTCACGGACCTGCTGCGGCCGCCACTGGACCTCGCCTTGCGGTCCTGGGCGGCGATGGTGCGGGCCGATAACGAGCAGGTCGAGGGCCTGCCGGCCCGGCCGCGCCCCGAGGACTTCTACGCACCGGTCGCCGAACAGTTCCGGGCTGACCCGCGCCGCGCGGACGACATGGTCCTGGATTTCCTTCGTTCGCTCGCCCAGCCGGACGAGACCTGGCTCGACCTGGGGGCCGGCGGTGGCCGTTACTCCCTCGCCCTTGCACTGAGCTCGCGGCGCGTCTACGCGGTCGAGCCCTCCGAGGGGATGCGGGCGGTCCTGACCTCGGCGATGGCAGAGCACGGCGTGGCAAACATCGATGTCTTCGACGAGCGCTGGCCCGGGCCAAGCGCTTGCCCCACCGCAGACCTCGGGCTAATCAGCCACGTCGGCTACGACATCGCCGACATCGGGCCCTTCCTGGACCAGTTCGAGGCGCAAGTGTCGCGCCTGTGCGTCGCTGTCCTCTTCGAAAGGGCCCCGGTGCAGGACTTCGCGCCACTGTGGAAGCCAGTACACGGCGAGGAACGAGCCCTATTGCCCGGCCTCCGGGAGCTGATTGCCCTCCTGTTTGCCCGCGGCCGGGTTGCGGAGGTAACGCTCTTCCCCAGCAGGCGGCCGGTGTTCGAGAGCCTGGAAGCGCTCCATCGCGCGGCCCGCAGGCCTACCTGGGTGCTGGAAGGCACGCCTGAGGACCAGAGGCTGGCGCGGGCTGTGGAGGCAATCGCGGTCAGGGTTGAGGGGGGCTACGCGCTCTCGCCGGAGCCGCGCACGCTCGGTGTCGTGCGCTGGAAGCCTGCGGCCTAGGCCGCGATTTCAGCCACCTCGTCCTCGAAGACCAGCCGGTCGCCGACGCGCGTGTCGGACCTGGCGACGGCGTCCGTGGGCAACTCGAGCGCGTAGTAGGCGCGCAGCGGCGCGGCGACGAACTTGAAGGGCTTCACGCCTTTCCTGACCTTCAGCACCTTCCCCTGCCGGTCCATGAAGATGATGTCGATGGGGAAGCGCATGAAAAGCGTGTGGAGGGACGAACAACTCTTGAAGAGGAGGCCCTGGCCGTCCTCCAGACACTCGCGGCCAAGCAGGCCTTTGACCCGCCGGACCGCCGTGTCCGCAACCTGGATCGCCTCTCCGAGAGTGGTGTCCCGGGTAAGATTGCGGACGATCACTTGCCCTTCACCAGCGTCTCGTACAGCACCAAAGCCGCGGGCCCGAGAATGACTATGAACAGCGTCGGGAAGATGCAGAGCACCAGCGGGAAGATCATCTTCACAGGCGCCTTGTAGGCCTGCGCCTCCGCTCTCTGGCGGCGCCTGACCCGCATCTGGTCCGCCTGCACGCGCAGCACGGTCGCGATACTGGTACCCATCGTTTCGGCCTGGATGACGGCGTTTATGAAGATGGTGAGGTCGGGGATGCCAATCCGTTCCGCCATCTCCTTCAGCGCCTCCCGGCGGAGCTTGCCGAGCGAGACCTCGCGCAGCATGACGCCGAGCTCCTCGGCGAAGGGGCCTTCGACCTTCTCGGCGACCTTCGCAAGGGCGGCATCGAGGCCGAGGCCAGCCTCCACGCACGTCGTCACCAGGTCAAAGGCGTCCGGCAGGCTCTTGACGATTTCGTGCTGGCGGTGGCGCACCCTGTTGCCGAGCCACATGCGGGGCAGGAAGTAACCCATCGCGGCGCAGCCCAGGAAGACCAGCGTCCCCTGGCCGCCAAAGCCTCCCATCGAGATGGCCAGCATCGCCCCCATGAACAGCATCACGCCTTCGACCAGGACCACGGCGAAGAGGAAGCCGCTGGTGGAAACGGGCTGGCCCGCCTGGACCAGCTCTCGCTCCAGGGCGCGCAAGATGGCGCTGGGCAGCATGCTGCCCAGCTTCCGGCCGAGCGCCTCGCCCAGGGGGCCGAAGATGCGCACGGTTATGGACTCGCGCTGATTGACGGGGCCGAAGTTCGGGGCGTACGTCTCGCCGCGGATCGCTGACATCCTGGCCTCGATTGCGCTGGGTTCCCTCCAGGAGAGACCCAGCACAAGCAGCGCGATG
Proteins encoded:
- a CDS encoding DUF192 domain-containing protein, coding for MIVRNLTRDTTLGEAIQVADTAVRRVKGLLGRECLEDGQGLLFKSCSSLHTLFMRFPIDIIFMDRQGKVLKVRKGVKPFKFVAAPLRAYYALELPTDAVARSDTRVGDRLVFEDEVAEIAA
- a CDS encoding type II secretion system F family protein; translated protein: MLLIIALLFVFGAIALLVLGLSWREPSAIEARMSAIRGETYAPNFGPVNQRESITVRIFGPLGEALGRKLGSMLPSAILRALERELVQAGQPVSTSGFLFAVVLVEGVMLFMGAMLAISMGGFGGQGTLVFLGCAAMGYFLPRMWLGNRVRHRQHEIVKSLPDAFDLVTTCVEAGLGLDAALAKVAEKVEGPFAEELGVMLREVSLGKLRREALKEMAERIGIPDLTIFINAVIQAETMGTSIATVLRVQADQMRVRRRQRAEAQAYKAPVKMIFPLVLCIFPTLFIVILGPAALVLYETLVKGK